The following proteins come from a genomic window of Salvia hispanica cultivar TCC Black 2014 chromosome 4, UniMelb_Shisp_WGS_1.0, whole genome shotgun sequence:
- the LOC125221549 gene encoding UBP1-associated protein 2A-like yields the protein MAPKRKQEPEDIVAGEGELEKEEFEEEQVVEEDIPEMNQSGEDPSADEQLEEEPFEKLLEPFSKDQLTLLIKEALAKHPDLASIVHAMADSDPAHCKIFVHGLGWDANADSITSVFSKYGEIEDCKVVRDKNTGKSKGYGFILFKQRDGARRALKEPQKLIEGRMTCCQLASAGPVQTPVQSAPAIVASPPASEYTQRKIYVSNVSAELDPKKLFDYFSKFGEIEEGPLGLDKQTGKPRGFCLFVYKSSESAKKALEEPHKQYEGHILHCQKAIDGPKHSKGHFNNQQQGYHHHQAKRGRYAGHSGGHLMAPSAGPAVPSGGFGPAVAPAAIGQAVAALLATQGAGLGIGNLLGGIGNAQGVHPMMNNAGFGGPGAGGGYGGQPGMHGGYGGQPQMGPGGVRPHQGGAPYMGHGH from the coding sequence ATGGCTCCAAAACGGAAACAGGAGCCCGAAGATATAGTAGCCGGAGAGGGAGaattagaaaaagaagaattcgAAGAAGAACAAGTGGTCGAAGAGGATATTCCAGAGATGAACCAATCCGGAGAAGATCCCTCCGCCGACGAACAACTTGAGGAAGAGCCCTTCGAGAAGCTTCTCGAGCCCTTCTCCAAGGACCAGCTCACTCTCCTAATCAAGGAAGCTCTCGCAAAACACCCAGATCTAGCCTCGATTGTGCACGCCATGGCCGACTCCGACCCCGCCCACTGCAAAATCTTCGTCCACGGCCTCGGCTGGGATGCCAACGCCGATTCAATTACGTCTGTGTTTTCCAAATACGGTGAAATTGAAGACTGCAAAGTGGTCAGAGACAAGAACACCGGGAAATCGAAGGGCTACGGCTTCATTCTCTTCAAGCAGCGCGACGGTGCTCGTCGCGCCCTTAAGGAGCCTCAGAAGTTGATTGAAGGCAGGATGACTTGCTGCCAGCTGGCCTCGGCCGGCCCCGTGCAGACTCCCGTGCAGTCTGCTCCAGCAATTGTTGCTTCACCACCTGCTTCAGAGTACACGCAGAGGAAGATATATGTTAGCAATGTGTCTGCGGAGCTTGATCCGAAGAAACTTTTCGACTACTTTTCGAAATTTGGGGAAATTGAGGAAGGGCCTCTGGGGTTGGATAAACAGACTGGGAAGCCTAGGGGGTTCTGTTTGTTTGTGTATAAGAGTAGCGAGAGTGCAAAAAAAGCGCTGGAGGAGCCGCACAAGCAATATGAGGGTCATATACTGCATTGCCAGAAGGCGATAGATGGCCCTAAACACAGCAAGGGTCACTTTAACAACCAGCAACAAGGGTATCATCATCACCAGGCCAAGAGGGGGAGGTATGCTGGACACAGTGGTGGTCACTTGATGGCTCCGAGCGCTGGACCGGCTGTTCCTTCTGGAGGGTTTGGTCCAGCAGTTGCCCCGGCCGCGATAGGGCAGGCTGTGGCAGCTCTGTTGGCCACTCAGGGGGCTGGATTGGGTATTGGGAATTTACTTGGGGGGATTGGAAATGCGCAGGGAGTGCATCCTATGATGAACAATGCAGGTTTCGGAGGTCCGGGTGCTGGTGGAGGCTATGGAGGTCAACCTGGTATGCATGGAGGTTATGGTGGCCAGCCACAGATGGGTCCGGGTGGTGTAAGGCCGCATCAGGGTGGGGCACCCTATATGGGTCATGGTCACTAG
- the LOC125223864 gene encoding uncharacterized protein LOC125223864, which yields MAAAAATLAIHRSSIASFLPNNHHPKTTSLRRILPILALSKRQSNQTADDKAAFVSQEDVKYLVQLGGASVAGAAAIKYGSIIFPEITQPNLAQALFIIFAPVTVALVLLARQSRV from the exons atggcAGCCGCAGCAGCAACCTTGGCAATTCATCGCTCCTCAATTGCATCATTCCTGCCAAACAATCATCATCCCAAGACGACGTCGTTAAGGAGGATATTACCAATACTGGCATTGTCCAAGCGCCAGAGTAACCAGACCGCCGATGACAAGGCAGCCTTCGTTTCTCAG GAAGATGTGAAGTATTTGGTGCAGTTAGGAGGCGCATCCGTCGCAGGTGCAGCAGCGATCAAATACGGAAGCATTATATTTCCAGAAATCACTCAGCCCAATCTTGCACAGGCCTTGTTCATCATATTCGCTCCTGTTACAGTTGCTCTTGTGCTACTCGCCAGACAAAGCCGTGTTTGA